A genomic window from Vanessa atalanta chromosome 7, ilVanAtal1.2, whole genome shotgun sequence includes:
- the LOC125065171 gene encoding tetratricopeptide repeat protein 21B-like isoform X1, with the protein MDIMWSRCNIHYYLREKCYGKAKKIARDASVQYSDNTEFLFYYGLCNILEGQVEQGINELTPLQSNRDLQFAIVMALIYSYKMLNSSEREDLYNLESKLKEERKLANGPSFYYAGLFLSLAEKHEKASEYINKSLRKDANSLDTIILKGWNDMYLNIGDIQTSILDCLELALQKSDRNVEALLGLAKFKYFTRDYDASNLLLDKLIVNNPGQVVPIIEKLKNEFAAQKWEAVYDALERVLSLEPTNIEALKIRIFIALCKNSDYIEAVDQLNNFFSLLENEETNNGFQFYNTAQIFSRACGRSSAVLSQVYRFAQCASEMYSNNVDYLSEIGYQCILQGKYKDSLSFFKAASKIDSNSITALCGLTICQMFENGPTDQIAQQIELLYEMQGTQKFPILYLLSAQLNVKSPNAVNFLNKAIDAQITLADSYPYGLMYIKNLDPDFLLEVYKEYKKHLPKKPSVIFGYLLYTQEGNNASVTNCIRLLTTICKACPGLITALYELAKLKFLFGYSSEAQILAQQSVDLDNTHAGSQILTAQIYIQHGAFAKAAQCLEMCLSYNFKIRDSAMYHFLNGIILMNMNELQEALSSFNTSLQILTGKNNINRQYESDLNIIDKATLFLQIIELQTSLGLFGEAGKTMQEAIQEISYTSEESRLLIARSDLALKKGDVDNAIEILNEVKPGQPYYFQAHSKMAHIYLKEKKDRAMFTSCFKDIVSNHPMADAHTMMGDAFMSIHEPVQAAESYETALKGNPKDIQLIKKLGLALVKMHEYDKATQHYENAIKLLNDDELKFEYLELLIKLKHYDKVDLTISSELNQLYNKEKDIPTLKRRIRLLLTQAKNRELKNPTAGNTNLILSEAKDLQIAVLKRIEIDSRRDLEEEKRELSSILCLLAKVKSAREPAIAANLYSEALIHSPRDPNTLLALAKLYAQMNNPEKCEQTCAVLLNTDPNNESAAVMMADLAFRKVDLETAQRHLEQILSVKPMSWEALAQLIEVQWRRGKLEEVEPAMEAAKNSLGNRDDPGHSYCQGVQSAYWGRANAALRQLNAARRAAAWGHAAARRMALLCLAQHAPAADDSDTRLLALRTAEKLLTEVAPAERKALQALLQLATKQKSQAEKVLQDILPLATEDGYQDDPYLILAIANAYNILKQPTRAKNILKRTISSIPWTPEKADGLERCWLEVADNQISSSRTDAAKEILTKIINHNNSCATAYQYLGSLAEKEQNYKIAAYNYDKAWVYSGKNDLTVGYKLAYSYLKLKKYPECIVVCRQILKVHPDYPKIKKEILEKAKTNLRT; encoded by the exons ATGGATATAATGTGGTCTAGatgtaatatacattattatttacgtgAAAAGTGTTATGGAAAAGCTAAAAAAATTGCTAGGGATGCATCTGTGCAATATAGTGATAAcacagaatttttattttattatggattatgCAATATTTTAGAAGGACAGGTTGAACAGGGCATAAATGAATTAACACCATTACAATCAAATAGAGATTTACAGTTTGCAATTGTAATGGCCCTTATTTACAGTTACAAAATGCTAAATAGCTCTGAAAGAGAAGATTTGTATAACTTGGAGTCTAAATTGAAAGAAGAACGAAAATTAGCAAATGGTCCATCTTTCTATTATGCAGGTTTATTTTTATCGCTGGCTGAGAAACATGAAAAGGCatctgaatatataaataaatcgctTAGGAAAGATGCTAACAGCTTGGATACAATCATTTTGAAAGGCTGGAATGATATGTACCTTAATATTGGAGACATTCAAACTTCGATTTTAGACTGTCTAGAGCTGGCTCTCCAAAAAAGTGACAGGAATGTTGAAGCTCTTTTAGGTCtggcaaaatttaaatattttacaagagaTTATGATGCCTCTAATTTATTACTGGACAAACTTATTGTTAACAATCCTGGCCAAGTAGTACCAATAatagaaaaactaaaaaatgaATTTGCTGCTCAAAAATGGGAAGCGGTTTATGATGCACTGGAGAGGGTTCTTTCATTAGAACCAACTAATATTGAAGCattaaaaattagaatatttattgcaCTCTGCAAAAATTCAGACTACATTGAGGCAGTTGACcaactaaataattttttctCTCTCCTTGAAAATGAAGAAACCAACAATGGCTTTCAATTTTACAATACAGCACAGATATTTTCTAGAGCCTGTGGAAGATCTAGTGCAGTACTCTCTCAAGTATACCGATTTGCCCAATGCGCATCagaaatgtattcaaataatgtTGATTACTTAAGTGAAATTGGCTATCAATGTATTCTGCAAGGTAAATATAAGGATTCCTTAAGTTTCTTTAAAGCAGCTAGCAAAATCGATAGCAATTCTATAACTGCTTTATGTGGGTTAACTATTTGTCAAATGTTTGAAAATGGTCCAACTGACCAAATTGCTCAACAGATTGAGCTTTTGTATGAAATGCAAGGGACGCAAAAGTttccaatattatatttgttatcagcacaattaaatgtaaaaagtcCAAATGCAgtgaactttttaaataaagcaatagaTGCTCAAATAACACTGGCCGATAGTTACCCATATGGtttaatgtacataaaaaatctTGACCCAGATTTTCTATTAGAGGTGTATAAAGAATACAAGAAGCATTTACCGAAGAAACCTTCCGTCATATTTggttatttactttatactcAAGAAGGAAACAATGCCTCAGTGACCAATTGCATAAGACTTTTAACTACAATATGCAAAGCGTGTCCTGGATTAATAACAGCATTGTATGAACTAGCAAAGCTTAAGTTTTTGTTCGGTTATTCGAGTGAAGCACAAATTTTGGCTCAGCAAAGTGTTGACCTTGATAATACTCACGCAGGAAGTCAAATTTTAACAGCGCAAATATACATTCAGCATGGAGCTTTCGCAAAAGCAGCACAATGCTTGGAGATGTGtcttagttataattttaaaattcgagaTAGCGCCATGTACCATTTCCTCAATGGtatcattttaatgaatatgaatGAATTGCAAGAAGCATTGTCAAGTTTTAATACAAGTCTGCAGATATTGAcgggaaaaaataatataaacaggcAATATGAATCAGATCTAAATATAATCGATAAAGccacattatttttacaaataattgaattacaaaCAAGTTTAGGTCTATTTGGTGAAGCAGGTAAAACAATGCAG gaAGCAATACAGGAAATTTCATACACATCAGAAGAGAGCCGTTTGTTAATAGCGCGTTCAGACTTAGCCTTAAAAAAAGGTGATGTTGATAATGCAATTGAAATTCTCAATGAAGTGAAACCAGGACAACCTTACTACTTCCAAGCTCACAGTAAAATGGCACACATTTATTTGAAAGAGAAGAAAGATAGAGCTATGTTCACATCTTGTTTCAAGGATATTGTTAGCAACCACCCAATGGCAGATGCTCATACCATGATGGGTGATGCTTTTATGTCGATCCATG aaccTGTTCAAGCAGCCGAATCCTATGAAACTGCACTAAAAGGTAATCCTAAAGACATTCAGTTGATAAAAAAGTTGGGACTGGCTTTAGTGAAAATGCACGAATATGATAAAGCAACACAACACTACGAAAATGCCATTAAACTGTTGAACGATGATGAActgaaatttgaatatttggAACTTCTTATTAag CTAAAGCACTACGACAAAGTTGACTTAACGATATCATCCGAATTAAACCAGTTGTACAATAAAGAGAAAGACATACCAACTTTGAAAAGACGCATCCGCTTACTCCTAACTCAAGCTAAAAATCGAGAACTTAAAAACCCAACAGCTGGAAATACAAATCTTATTCTATCAGAAGCGAAGGATTTACAAATAGCGGTCCTGAAGAGAATAGAGATAGATTCGAGAAGAGATTTAGAGGAGGAGAAGAGAGAGTTATCTTCAATTCTCTGTTTGTTGGCGAAAGTGAAGTCTGCTAGGGAGCCTGCGATTGCGGCCAATCTATACTCGGAAGCGTTGATACATTCGCCGAGAGATCCGAACACATTGTTGGCGTTGGCTAAGTTATATGCACAG ATGAACAATCCTGAAAAATGTGAACAGACTTGTGCTGTGTTGTTAAACACAGACCCTAATAATGAATCTGCGGCTGTTATGATGGCGGATTTGGCTTTTCGGAag GTTGATTTAGAGACAGCTCAACGTCACCTAGAACAGATCCTGTCAGTGAAACCAATGAGCTGGGAGGCGCTTGCTCAGCTCATAGAAGTTCAATGGAGACGTGGGAAGTTGGAGGAAGTAGAACCGGCGATGGAAGCGGCTAAGAATTCGTTGGGAAACCGAGATGATCCCG GCCACTCGTACTGCCAGGGCGTGCAGTCGGCCTACTGGGGGCGCGCCAACGCGGCGCTGCGGCAGCTGaacgcggcgcggcgcgcggcggcgtGGGGGCACGCGGCCGCGCGCCGCATGGCGCTGCTGTGCCTCGCGCAGCACGCGCCCGCCGCCGACGACTC GGATACTCGTCTCCTCGCCCTGAGAACGGCTGAGAAGTTACTAACAGAAGTGGCGCCCGCAGAGCGCAAAGCGTTGCAAGCGCTCCTGCAACTGGCCACCAAACAGAAATCGCAGGCGGAAAAAGTGTTGCAGGACATCTTGCCGCTAGCTACGGAAGATGGATACCAAGATGACCCGTACCTCATTCTAGCGATCGCTAATGC ATACAATATCCTGAAACAACCAACGCGAGCTAAAAACATTCTGAAAAGGACCATATCGTCTATACCGTGGACGCCGGAAAAGGCGGACGGCTTGGAGAG atgcTGGTTGGAAGTTGCCGATAATCAAATAAGTTCAAGCAGGACCGATGCTGCTAAAGAGATTCTAACAAAGATTATAAATCACAACAATTCCTGCGCAACCGCTTATCAATATCTGG GTTCTTTAGCCGAAAAGgaacaaaactataaaatagcAGCTTATAATTATGACAAAGCCTGGGTGTATTCAGGCAAAAATGATTTGACCGTTGGTTACAAATTGGCCTATTCATATctgaaattaaagaaatacCCAGAATGTATCGTCGTTTGCAGACAAATTTTAAAGGTCCATCCAGACTATCCGAAAATTAAGAAGGAGATTTTGGAAAAAGCTAAGACTAATTTGAGGACTTAA
- the LOC125065171 gene encoding tetratricopeptide repeat protein 21B-like isoform X3, whose protein sequence is MDIMWSRCNIHYYLREKCYGKAKKIARDASVQYSDNTEFLFYYGLCNILEGQVEQGINELTPLQSNRDLQFAIVMALIYSYKMLNSSEREDLYNLESKLKEERKLANGPSFYYAGLFLSLAEKHEKASEYINKSLRKDANSLDTIILKGWNDMYLNIGDIQTSILDCLELALQKSDRNVEALLGLAKFKYFTRDYDASNLLLDKLIVNNPGQVVPIIEKLKNEFAAQKWEAVYDALERVLSLEPTNIEALKIRIFIALCKNSDYIEAVDQLNNFFSLLENEETNNGFQFYNTAQIFSRACGRSSAVLSQVYRFAQCASEMYSNNVDYLSEIGYQCILQGKYKDSLSFFKAASKIDSNSITALCGLTICQMFENGPTDQIAQQIELLYEMQGTQKFPILYLLSAQLNVKSPNAVNFLNKAIDAQITLADSYPYGLMYIKNLDPDFLLEVYKEYKKHLPKKPSVIFGYLLYTQEGNNASVTNCIRLLTTICKACPGLITALYELAKLKFLFGYSSEAQILAQQSVDLDNTHAGSQILTAQIYIQHGAFAKAAQCLEMCLSYNFKIRDSAMYHFLNGIILMNMNELQEALSSFNTSLQILTGKNNINRQYESDLNIIDKATLFLQIIELQTSLGLFGEAGKTMQEAIQEISYTSEESRLLIARSDLALKKGDVDNAIEILNEVKPGQPYYFQAHSKMAHIYLKEKKDRAMFTSCFKDIVSNHPMADAHTMMGDAFMSIHEPVQAAESYETALKGNPKDIQLIKKLGLALVKMHEYDKATQHYENAIKLLNDDELKFEYLELLIKLKHYDKVDLTISSELNQLYNKEKDIPTLKRRIRLLLTQAKNRELKNPTAGNTNLILSEAKDLQIAVLKRIEIDSRRDLEEEKRELSSILCLLAKVKSAREPAIAANLYSEALIHSPRDPNTLLALAKLYAQMNNPEKCEQTCAVLLNTDPNNESAAVMMADLAFRKVDLETAQRHLEQILSVKPMSWEALAQLIEVQWRRGKLEEVEPAMEAAPAERKALQALLQLATKQKSQAEKVLQDILPLATEDGYQDDPYLILAIANAYNILKQPTRAKNILKRTISSIPWTPEKADGLERCWLEVADNQISSSRTDAAKEILTKIINHNNSCATAYQYLGSLAEKEQNYKIAAYNYDKAWVYSGKNDLTVGYKLAYSYLKLKKYPECIVVCRQILKVHPDYPKIKKEILEKAKTNLRT, encoded by the exons ATGGATATAATGTGGTCTAGatgtaatatacattattatttacgtgAAAAGTGTTATGGAAAAGCTAAAAAAATTGCTAGGGATGCATCTGTGCAATATAGTGATAAcacagaatttttattttattatggattatgCAATATTTTAGAAGGACAGGTTGAACAGGGCATAAATGAATTAACACCATTACAATCAAATAGAGATTTACAGTTTGCAATTGTAATGGCCCTTATTTACAGTTACAAAATGCTAAATAGCTCTGAAAGAGAAGATTTGTATAACTTGGAGTCTAAATTGAAAGAAGAACGAAAATTAGCAAATGGTCCATCTTTCTATTATGCAGGTTTATTTTTATCGCTGGCTGAGAAACATGAAAAGGCatctgaatatataaataaatcgctTAGGAAAGATGCTAACAGCTTGGATACAATCATTTTGAAAGGCTGGAATGATATGTACCTTAATATTGGAGACATTCAAACTTCGATTTTAGACTGTCTAGAGCTGGCTCTCCAAAAAAGTGACAGGAATGTTGAAGCTCTTTTAGGTCtggcaaaatttaaatattttacaagagaTTATGATGCCTCTAATTTATTACTGGACAAACTTATTGTTAACAATCCTGGCCAAGTAGTACCAATAatagaaaaactaaaaaatgaATTTGCTGCTCAAAAATGGGAAGCGGTTTATGATGCACTGGAGAGGGTTCTTTCATTAGAACCAACTAATATTGAAGCattaaaaattagaatatttattgcaCTCTGCAAAAATTCAGACTACATTGAGGCAGTTGACcaactaaataattttttctCTCTCCTTGAAAATGAAGAAACCAACAATGGCTTTCAATTTTACAATACAGCACAGATATTTTCTAGAGCCTGTGGAAGATCTAGTGCAGTACTCTCTCAAGTATACCGATTTGCCCAATGCGCATCagaaatgtattcaaataatgtTGATTACTTAAGTGAAATTGGCTATCAATGTATTCTGCAAGGTAAATATAAGGATTCCTTAAGTTTCTTTAAAGCAGCTAGCAAAATCGATAGCAATTCTATAACTGCTTTATGTGGGTTAACTATTTGTCAAATGTTTGAAAATGGTCCAACTGACCAAATTGCTCAACAGATTGAGCTTTTGTATGAAATGCAAGGGACGCAAAAGTttccaatattatatttgttatcagcacaattaaatgtaaaaagtcCAAATGCAgtgaactttttaaataaagcaatagaTGCTCAAATAACACTGGCCGATAGTTACCCATATGGtttaatgtacataaaaaatctTGACCCAGATTTTCTATTAGAGGTGTATAAAGAATACAAGAAGCATTTACCGAAGAAACCTTCCGTCATATTTggttatttactttatactcAAGAAGGAAACAATGCCTCAGTGACCAATTGCATAAGACTTTTAACTACAATATGCAAAGCGTGTCCTGGATTAATAACAGCATTGTATGAACTAGCAAAGCTTAAGTTTTTGTTCGGTTATTCGAGTGAAGCACAAATTTTGGCTCAGCAAAGTGTTGACCTTGATAATACTCACGCAGGAAGTCAAATTTTAACAGCGCAAATATACATTCAGCATGGAGCTTTCGCAAAAGCAGCACAATGCTTGGAGATGTGtcttagttataattttaaaattcgagaTAGCGCCATGTACCATTTCCTCAATGGtatcattttaatgaatatgaatGAATTGCAAGAAGCATTGTCAAGTTTTAATACAAGTCTGCAGATATTGAcgggaaaaaataatataaacaggcAATATGAATCAGATCTAAATATAATCGATAAAGccacattatttttacaaataattgaattacaaaCAAGTTTAGGTCTATTTGGTGAAGCAGGTAAAACAATGCAG gaAGCAATACAGGAAATTTCATACACATCAGAAGAGAGCCGTTTGTTAATAGCGCGTTCAGACTTAGCCTTAAAAAAAGGTGATGTTGATAATGCAATTGAAATTCTCAATGAAGTGAAACCAGGACAACCTTACTACTTCCAAGCTCACAGTAAAATGGCACACATTTATTTGAAAGAGAAGAAAGATAGAGCTATGTTCACATCTTGTTTCAAGGATATTGTTAGCAACCACCCAATGGCAGATGCTCATACCATGATGGGTGATGCTTTTATGTCGATCCATG aaccTGTTCAAGCAGCCGAATCCTATGAAACTGCACTAAAAGGTAATCCTAAAGACATTCAGTTGATAAAAAAGTTGGGACTGGCTTTAGTGAAAATGCACGAATATGATAAAGCAACACAACACTACGAAAATGCCATTAAACTGTTGAACGATGATGAActgaaatttgaatatttggAACTTCTTATTAag CTAAAGCACTACGACAAAGTTGACTTAACGATATCATCCGAATTAAACCAGTTGTACAATAAAGAGAAAGACATACCAACTTTGAAAAGACGCATCCGCTTACTCCTAACTCAAGCTAAAAATCGAGAACTTAAAAACCCAACAGCTGGAAATACAAATCTTATTCTATCAGAAGCGAAGGATTTACAAATAGCGGTCCTGAAGAGAATAGAGATAGATTCGAGAAGAGATTTAGAGGAGGAGAAGAGAGAGTTATCTTCAATTCTCTGTTTGTTGGCGAAAGTGAAGTCTGCTAGGGAGCCTGCGATTGCGGCCAATCTATACTCGGAAGCGTTGATACATTCGCCGAGAGATCCGAACACATTGTTGGCGTTGGCTAAGTTATATGCACAG ATGAACAATCCTGAAAAATGTGAACAGACTTGTGCTGTGTTGTTAAACACAGACCCTAATAATGAATCTGCGGCTGTTATGATGGCGGATTTGGCTTTTCGGAag GTTGATTTAGAGACAGCTCAACGTCACCTAGAACAGATCCTGTCAGTGAAACCAATGAGCTGGGAGGCGCTTGCTCAGCTCATAGAAGTTCAATGGAGACGTGGGAAGTTGGAGGAAGTAGAACCGGCGATGGAAGC GGCGCCCGCAGAGCGCAAAGCGTTGCAAGCGCTCCTGCAACTGGCCACCAAACAGAAATCGCAGGCGGAAAAAGTGTTGCAGGACATCTTGCCGCTAGCTACGGAAGATGGATACCAAGATGACCCGTACCTCATTCTAGCGATCGCTAATGC ATACAATATCCTGAAACAACCAACGCGAGCTAAAAACATTCTGAAAAGGACCATATCGTCTATACCGTGGACGCCGGAAAAGGCGGACGGCTTGGAGAG atgcTGGTTGGAAGTTGCCGATAATCAAATAAGTTCAAGCAGGACCGATGCTGCTAAAGAGATTCTAACAAAGATTATAAATCACAACAATTCCTGCGCAACCGCTTATCAATATCTGG GTTCTTTAGCCGAAAAGgaacaaaactataaaatagcAGCTTATAATTATGACAAAGCCTGGGTGTATTCAGGCAAAAATGATTTGACCGTTGGTTACAAATTGGCCTATTCATATctgaaattaaagaaatacCCAGAATGTATCGTCGTTTGCAGACAAATTTTAAAGGTCCATCCAGACTATCCGAAAATTAAGAAGGAGATTTTGGAAAAAGCTAAGACTAATTTGAGGACTTAA